A region from the Lentimonas sp. CC4 genome encodes:
- a CDS encoding calcium/sodium antiporter — protein MTLALLGFSVSSFPLWALLLILVVGLVSLTFGGDWLTDGAVAISANFKINPVVIGLTVVSIATSMPEMATSLMAAKSNPGIALGNILGSNIANIGLILGVAAMIAPLKIQLRMIRREVPILIFVTLLFGAFALGGGFHRIEGAILLLLTVAYLIYVVRGAKEPDAQAAVEEFSESTEAGQRQTTSVALLLIILGGLGLAFGADCLVGASVELATRMGVSDLFIGLSIVAIGTSLPELAASISAVRAGHGDLCAGNIVGSNLFNMLLIGGGVSAFAGIDVRDELLLVEFPALVLLSALLLLIFKSGHIVSRREGALLLFLYVTILSLSGLSQFGYLF, from the coding sequence ATGACTCTCGCACTTCTAGGTTTCTCGGTTTCAAGTTTTCCACTGTGGGCACTCTTGCTCATCTTGGTCGTGGGTTTGGTTTCTCTCACTTTTGGTGGGGATTGGTTGACCGATGGAGCGGTTGCGATTTCAGCGAATTTTAAGATCAACCCTGTGGTGATCGGGCTGACGGTGGTGTCGATTGCGACCTCGATGCCGGAAATGGCGACCTCGTTGATGGCGGCAAAGAGTAACCCTGGTATCGCTCTGGGGAATATTCTAGGGAGTAATATTGCCAATATTGGTCTGATTCTGGGAGTTGCGGCGATGATCGCGCCGCTGAAGATCCAGCTGCGTATGATTCGGCGTGAAGTCCCGATTCTGATTTTTGTAACTTTGCTGTTTGGCGCATTCGCGCTCGGCGGCGGGTTTCATCGTATTGAAGGTGCGATCTTATTGCTGCTCACTGTGGCGTATTTGATCTATGTGGTGCGCGGAGCGAAAGAGCCAGATGCGCAGGCGGCAGTCGAGGAGTTCTCGGAAAGCACGGAGGCGGGACAACGTCAGACGACGTCCGTTGCATTGCTGTTGATCATACTTGGCGGCTTGGGCTTGGCATTTGGAGCTGACTGTTTGGTCGGGGCCAGCGTGGAATTGGCGACTCGCATGGGTGTCAGTGACTTGTTTATCGGGTTGTCTATTGTCGCGATCGGCACGAGTCTGCCGGAGTTGGCCGCATCGATTTCGGCGGTTCGTGCCGGGCATGGTGACCTTTGTGCTGGTAATATCGTGGGCTCGAATTTGTTTAATATGCTGCTCATTGGTGGCGGTGTGTCGGCATTTGCGGGCATCGATGTGCGTGATGAATTGCTGCTGGTAGAGTTTCCCGCGCTAGTGCTTCTTTCAGCCCTGCTACTATTGATCTTTAAGAGCGGACATATCGTCAGTCGGCGTGAGGGTGCGCTCTTGCTTTTCCTTTATGTTACGATTCTGTCGCTGTCTGGACTGTCTCAGTTTGGCTATCTTTTTTAA